CATTCATTAAAACATTTTCCACTTCTTGAGGGTAAACATTTAACCCAGCAACATTAATTGTGTCATCAATTCTTGCTAAAAACGAAAGAATTCCATCTTTAACATAACCTAAATCCTTTGTAGAAACAGAGTTTGTGGCTGTGTGAACAATGATTTCACTCGGAGCATCCATTTCACCAGCTTCCACTCTAAGATGAGGTAAAGGATATCCCATTTCCCAAGCTTGCTGCAGGTTTGTGTGAACGGCAACACATCCAGCTTCAGAACATCCATACTGCTGAAACACTTTTGTTGAAACGCTTTTTAATGACTCTAACCAAATAGCTGGGATCACTGTTCCTGAAGTCATCACATAGTGAAACCGTTGATTCGCGCCCATTAACCTGCTCAATGTATGTAAAAGTGTTGGTGCTGCATAAAAAATATGATTGCGATGCTCATTAAGCTTTTTTAATAGATAACTTGGATTCATTTTTGTGATGATAACAGGCTCTGCCCCTCTTTTTAGACAAGAAAGCACGCCGCTAATTAATCCATAAGAATGAGTAACAGGACACGCGACAATTGAGGTGGTGAAACGATCAAGAGATAGTGTGGAAACATAGCTAGTCAGCTCTTCTTCAACAGAACTCCATGATCGTTCAATGCATTTTGGAGTACCTGTTGTGCCTGAACTCATTTGGATAAGACCACCTTCACCTTCCCATTCAATACTTGATAATTCAGTCATAGAATGCATTGATTGATAGAATAGAAAATGGCAAGAAGCATCAGTTGCCATTCGTAACGCTCCTTGTTGTGGTGTTGAAGGGTGGATTGGAAACACCATCCCGCCTTTTTGACGAATATATAAGCATAGTGTGATCCACTGAAACATATCAGATAAACAAACAGCTAATCTTTTATTTTGACACTCTCTAATCTGCTCGATTGAATCAAAGAACTCATATTGTTTCTCGACATCATGCAATGTATAGTAATGGTCATCAGCATAAATCATCGATAATTCTCCTTTTGTCCTAACGTATTTTTCACAATGTGACGAAATTCACCTTCACTCTTTTTGCTAAGCTTTTTCTTTAAAAGAGATTCAGCATATATAAACGGTTTATTTATTTCTACCTGTTTGTGTCGATGAATCAACTCGGGGAATTTATCCAGATGGAGACAGAGCGCTGTATCCACTGCATGCCAAATTTTTTCCTCTTTGTAGCCATATTGTTTTTCAAGTAGTGCTGATAGCTCTGTTAAATGGAAGACAAATAAGGTATCCATAACAAGCTCTCTTAAAGCCTCCACAGATGACATCCAATAATATTGATCAGGGGGTGCATCTTTAAAAGTAGGATGAATGTTTTCGAAGTTTGGTACAAAATCTTTATTTACTAAAAACTCCTCAACATACTCCAAGCTATCATGGAAATCTCGTAAAACAACTTTTGTTGGCCAGCCATTTTTGTGTAAAAGAATCATATTTTGTGCATGAGCTTCAATCGCAATTCCGTGTGCGATGAAAGATGCCAGACAGGGACAACACTTACTAGGATGAATTGGTTTAGCCAGTTTTCAATTCCATATTGAGTAAGCCAATCATCTATAAAAGTTCGACCATCCTGCTCGATCATGGCTAGAGCAGTAAATGGTACAGCCTCCTCACCCTTGTACATATATAACCTTATGCTTTCTCTCCAAATGGCTCCTAACTGTCCTTCTAACTCTTGTTCTGATGATTCAAAAGTGATACCAGCATATTCCTTCAATATAACGAGAGCTGCCTCATTTTTTAGATAAAAATCGTTTTGAATGACGTTTTCAAGCCAATCTGAAATATAAGCTGCTGCACAAACAGCATGAGGCTGTAGTGTTCTTTTAGAAGATGTGTTGACCATATTCATAGATAGCTTCATATTTGCTTTTTCAGGATTGCATTTGTTCCATAAGGTGCGAACAGATTGAGTGGCCCTGTAATAATCTCCTTTCACCCTTAACAAAAGGATCTCTCTGGCATTTATAGAATTTTCTAGATGTTCTTGAATCGACTTCCATTGGTAAGGATGAATCGGTAAAAACGTATAGGTATCAAAGCTTTCTCCCATCGAATGAAGCTGCTGTAACATGTATTCCCACATTAATGAGCCAAGCTCTTTTCTCCAAAATGCTTCTTCGTCACCGGGAATTGATATTCTTACTTTGTTTCTTTTTACCGCCGTCCAAACTAATGGAAACGATCGTTTAGCTTCTGGACCATACTGTTCATGGTCTTGAATTGAAAACCCCATACGCGACTTAAAACATGGATGATACGGATGGCCTTCACTGATTTCTGATTCTAATTCTTCGTAGCTGGAGTCCCTCCTCGACATCGGATGGAAAAGATGAGCTTCATTCCACTCACATAGGGTGATCGTTTGAGTTAGCTCAACAACTAATCTACGTTTTGCCTCACTATCCCCTATACATGCTTCTACTAGCTCTTCTATAGTTGCATCAATACTTTCTTCGTCTAGTCGCACCCTATCAAAGGCCATTCTTTTTCCTCTAAAACGATAGGTATGTGATTTTCCGAGTAGATGAAAGGTACCCTTGTCTTCTTCAAATGGAATTAGATTTTCATAAAGCAATGCTTCAACTAATTGTTTTTTCACTCGGTTTTCTGCTGTTTTAGTAGGTATAAGAGATAACTTTTGCACATTGTTCCTCCTTTTGAAGGTTTAAGAAAGGATTGTTTACTTTTGTGTAAATCGCCTGCTCTAGCTTTGCTGTTAGTTCATCTACATCATGAAGACGGGTTAATAAATTGGCTTTGTACGATAGTTTGTCTTCATGTAATAAGGTGTGAACAAGTTGTTTGCCTTGTCCTTTTAGCTCTTTTTCTAACAAGTGTAATTTGTCTGTTGACCATTGAAGCAGAATATCTTCTGAGATCAGCCCATCAGCTCCGAATCGATAGATTACTGAGAAAAGCTGATTCATCACAAGATAATAGGTAAATCTTTCTTGTATTAACGAATCATTATAAAATAGCTCTGGTGTTTCGAGTAATGATGGCTCCATATGACATAGATACTGTTTATGATTTTCCGATAAATAATAGCCTTGATTATCTCGGTAAAAATATGTTTTAGGATAACCTCTGATACATCTAAAACACTGTTTTGCTGATGAGCTTCTAACGCAATTCCGTGCTCATCATATAAACGGATAAGTGGGTCAATTGCACAATCCCAATACTTTTCAAACCACTTCAAACTCACATCTTCTATTGAACGATGATCTCGCTTTGCCACCTTCATGATGAGTTGGTAAAGCCTTGATTGTTGATTTGGCAAGGGATCTTGTGCAATCGCTGCTATCGAGCTGATTCCTTTATCTCTTCCTTTAGGAAAGGGGTTTGACCGAATAATCACTTCAAATCCTGATTTTTTTTGATGTGGGAAATCAACCGTTATATATCCAGGATCATCAATAATTTGAAAAGCTGGATAGGTTTCAATAAACGATAATTTCTTCCATAATCTTGCCATTACAACTCCTGCTTTTAGCTCATGCTGTTGATTAACTCGTAATGAATTGGTCACTTTCACGGGAATCGAAAATTTAAGCATATACTCCTCATCATCTTGATAAACCGTTCGTAGTGATGACGTGGCGGTATAGTTCTTTCCTAATGTACCTAAATTTTTGATTAATCCCCTATTTATTGCATCTTTCACATGATCTTGATGTAAAAGCCATTGTGCTTGAAGCGGATGCATCGGTACGATACAAGCTTCTTTTGAAATGTGTAGAGCAGGAGATGATTTTATTAAGGCTTTTTTCAGCAGCTCACTAGCACTCTCAGTTATAATGGATTCTTCTTTTATCATGCTGAAATCAATTTGAAAGTAATGAAGCTGAAAACTTCCTGCTAATTCAGGTGCAAAGCTTTTGTGCTGCCAATATGACATTCCTTGCCTACTTTTTGGTGTTGGGTGAAACCAATGACCAAAAAGTAGAGATTGCTCGGTTTCTATAAATGAACTGTTTGCTGAATAAAGAGTATGCGAATTCTCCAATCTTGCTTCAATATATCTTTGCATTGTTTGATAGCTTCCAATTAATCTGAGAATTAGCTCATCATAATGTGAAGCAAGATCATGATCACGATTTGAAGTTGCCATTAAGTGAAGCTCTTGAACTAACGTCATCATCAGCGTGAGCTTTTCTTCTCTATACCACTGCTTTCCTTTTTGACAGTACTTAAGTGGTGTGCCTAAAACATGTCTCCCAACCTTTGAGCGATAGTTCACTTCAATTGCTAATATGATTTCTTGCTGAGGAAGTTCAAGCTCTAGTATGTATGGACCATTAAGGAGGATCGAAGACCTATTTTCTATGATCCAGTCCTCCGTCCTTATACATTGTCCAATGTCTACTTCTCGAATAAAGCTATTAAAAAAGGCCTGAAACGTTGCGTTTTCAGCAATTTGTTTAGCTGAATAGTTCATATTTCCACCCTTTCACAGAGTCTATAGTCCTACTAATTGAAAATCATTCTCAATAGATGAGGGAAAAATAGTCTTCTTTTTCAGAAGACTAAATGTTCATACTACATGATTATTCACCTAATAATAATGTCTCAATTTCTTTCAAGCCTTTTTGACGTTCAATTGGATCCCAAAATCCCCAAGTTGTTGTAAGGGTATGTACTTTATCATTTTGTACCGCTCTTAGGTTTTTCCACACTTCTCCTTGTGTAACAGAGTCATAATATTCACCACTATTAAAGTATGTTACATCGATAATGTGATCAGGATCATATTTTACTAGACCTTCAATTGAAATATTTTCACCAAAATCTTCAGGCAGGTTTTCAGTTGGTTTTAATTTCAGATCATCAAATAATAATGAGTTCGTTGCATGATTTGTTGTTCCATATACACGAATGTCCTTTTTATTGATACCAACTGCCAT
This Metabacillus endolithicus DNA region includes the following protein-coding sequences:
- a CDS encoding AMP-binding protein, with the translated sequence MIYADDHYYTLHDVEKQYEFFDSIEQIRECQNKRLAVCLSDMFQWITLCLYIRQKGGMVFPIHPSTPQQGALRMATDASCHFLFYQSMHSMTELSSIEWEGEGGLIQMSSGTTGTPKCIERSWSSVEEELTSYVSTLSLDRFTTSIVACPVTHSYGLISGVLSCLKRGAEPVIITKMNPSYLLKKLNEHRNHIFYAAPTLLHTLSRLMGANQRFHYVMTSGTVIPAIWLESLKSVSTKVFQQYGCSEAGCVAVHTNLQQAWEMGYPLPHLRVEAGEMDAPSEIIVHTATNSVSTKDLGYVKDGILSFLARIDDTINVAGLNVYPQEVENVLMNEPRVIEAIVFRKQNNFTGERVCAQYVSEETIEEIDLREWCSKYLAPHQIPIEFERVSSIEKLPNGKVSRKKLAETYI
- a CDS encoding IucA/IucC family C-terminal-domain containing protein, with the translated sequence MILLHKNGWPTKVVLRDFHDSLEYVEEFLVNKDFVPNFENIHPTFKDAPPDQYYWMSSVEALRELVMDTLFVFHLTELSALLEKQYGYKEEKIWHAVDTALCLHLDKFPELIHRHKQVEINKPFIYAESLLKKKLSKKSEGEFRHIVKNTLGQKENYR
- a CDS encoding IucA/IucC family protein gives rise to the protein MQKLSLIPTKTAENRVKKQLVEALLYENLIPFEEDKGTFHLLGKSHTYRFRGKRMAFDRVRLDEESIDATIEELVEACIGDSEAKRRLVVELTQTITLCEWNEAHLFHPMSRRDSSYEELESEISEGHPYHPCFKSRMGFSIQDHEQYGPEAKRSFPLVWTAVKRNKVRISIPGDEEAFWRKELGSLMWEYMLQQLHSMGESFDTYTFLPIHPYQWKSIQEHLENSINAREILLLRVKGDYYRATQSVRTLWNKCNPEKANMKLSMNMVNTSSKRTLQPHAVCAAAYISDWLENVIQNDFYLKNEAALVILKEYAGITFESSEQELEGQLGAIWRESIRLYMYKGEEAVPFTALAMIEQDGRTFIDDWLTQYGIENWLNQFILVSVVPVWHLSSHTELRLKLMHKI